A stretch of Sinorhizobium meliloti DNA encodes these proteins:
- a CDS encoding winged helix-turn-helix domain-containing protein, translated as MRDTEADLRPILRIDFPPDDRLGRGKIMLLEHIRETGSISAAGRAMDMSYRRAWLLVDALNRMFKEPAVDSQRGGKQGGGAVLTAFGEMLIERFRAMEAKAQAAIADDLDWLDAMRDCNGAPQEEPAGKPF; from the coding sequence ATGCGCGACACCGAAGCCGACCTCCGCCCGATCCTCCGCATCGACTTCCCGCCGGACGACCGTCTCGGGCGCGGCAAGATCATGCTTTTGGAACACATCCGCGAGACCGGCTCCATTTCCGCTGCCGGGCGGGCCATGGATATGTCTTACCGGCGTGCCTGGCTACTGGTCGACGCCTTGAACCGTATGTTCAAGGAGCCGGCGGTCGACTCCCAGCGTGGCGGCAAGCAGGGCGGCGGCGCCGTCCTCACCGCTTTCGGCGAGATGCTGATCGAGCGCTTCCGGGCGATGGAGGCCAAGGCACAGGCGGCGATTGCGGACGATCTCGATTGGCTGGACGCCATGCGCGACTGCAATGGTGCTCCGCAAGAGGAGCCAGCTGGAAAGCCGTTCTAA
- the modC gene encoding molybdenum ABC transporter ATP-binding protein: protein MRLEVEARLRLGSFAIDAAFGSEGGVTALFGRSGSGKTSLVNIIAGLLRPDQGRVVLDGDTIADSERRLFTPVHRRRFAYVFQEARLFPHLSVRGNLAYGRWFAGAARSGPEFGRIVEMLGIGHLLDRMPSKLSGGERQRVAIGRALLAFPRLLLMDEPLAALDDARKAEILPYLERLRDETRIPIVYVSHSVAEVARLAERVVVMENGRVKASGKTAAVLNEPFPTSGPGRREAGALIEGIVDSHDEGHELTVVRAGDCLIRVPHLVAEPGQRLRLYIAARDVMLATRRPEGISALNVLPGTIVGLSSPRQGSIDVRVDCGGNVIAARVTTLSRDALDLRPGKQVHAVVKTVALDY from the coding sequence ATGAGGCTCGAGGTCGAAGCGCGCCTTCGTCTCGGCTCCTTCGCGATCGACGCCGCCTTCGGCTCGGAGGGCGGGGTGACCGCTCTTTTCGGCCGCTCCGGCTCCGGCAAGACCTCGCTTGTCAACATCATCGCCGGCCTCCTCCGGCCCGATCAGGGCCGCGTCGTGCTCGACGGCGACACGATCGCCGACAGTGAGCGCCGGCTTTTCACCCCCGTCCACCGCCGCCGCTTTGCCTATGTGTTCCAGGAAGCCCGCCTCTTTCCGCATCTGAGCGTCCGCGGAAATCTTGCCTATGGCCGCTGGTTCGCAGGCGCGGCGCGGTCAGGGCCCGAATTCGGCAGGATCGTCGAAATGCTCGGCATCGGCCATTTGCTCGATCGCATGCCCTCGAAGCTCTCGGGCGGCGAGCGGCAGCGCGTCGCCATCGGCCGGGCGCTGCTCGCTTTCCCCCGCCTGCTCTTGATGGACGAGCCGCTCGCCGCGCTCGACGACGCCAGAAAGGCCGAAATCCTGCCCTATCTGGAGCGGCTGCGCGACGAGACGCGGATTCCGATCGTCTATGTCAGTCATTCGGTGGCTGAAGTGGCGCGGCTGGCGGAGCGCGTCGTCGTCATGGAAAACGGCCGGGTCAAGGCCTCCGGCAAAACGGCGGCCGTTCTGAACGAGCCGTTCCCGACATCCGGCCCCGGCCGGCGAGAAGCCGGCGCGTTGATCGAGGGCATCGTCGACAGTCATGACGAAGGCCACGAGCTGACTGTGGTACGCGCCGGAGACTGCCTGATCCGCGTGCCGCATCTCGTCGCCGAGCCCGGGCAGAGACTTCGCCTCTACATCGCGGCGCGCGACGTCATGCTGGCGACCCGCCGCCCGGAAGGCATCAGCGCCCTCAACGTGCTTCCGGGAACGATCGTCGGCCTCTCTTCGCCGCGGCAAGGAAGCATCGACGTGCGCGTAGACTGCGGCGGCAACGTCATTGCCGCGCGAGTCACGACCCTTTCCCGCGATGCGCTCGACCTGCGGCCGGGGAAGCAGGTGCACGCCGTCGTCAAGACCGTCGCGCTCGATTATTAG
- the modB gene encoding molybdate ABC transporter permease subunit, translating to MALSDAEWTAVRLSLRVATVAMLASLPPALLVSMILARGRFWGKSLLNGLVHMPLILPPVVTGFALLLLFGRRGPVGAFLAENFGLVFSFRWTGAALACAVMGFPFMVRSIRLSIEAVDRKLEEAAGTLGASPAWIFLTVTLPLILPGILAGMVLSFAKAMGEFGATITFVSNIPGETQTLSAAIYTFTQVPGGDAGAMRLAVISVVISMAALMLSEAMASAAARRTVAA from the coding sequence ATGGCATTGAGCGACGCGGAGTGGACGGCCGTCCGCCTGAGCCTGCGGGTCGCCACCGTAGCGATGCTTGCGAGCCTCCCGCCTGCGCTCCTCGTCTCGATGATACTTGCGCGCGGCCGCTTCTGGGGCAAGTCGCTCCTGAACGGCCTCGTCCATATGCCGCTGATCCTCCCGCCGGTAGTCACGGGCTTCGCTCTGCTGCTCCTTTTCGGCCGGCGCGGACCGGTCGGTGCATTTCTCGCGGAGAACTTCGGCCTGGTCTTTTCCTTCCGCTGGACGGGAGCGGCGCTCGCCTGCGCGGTAATGGGCTTCCCCTTCATGGTCCGCAGCATCCGGCTGTCGATCGAAGCAGTCGACCGCAAGCTCGAAGAGGCGGCGGGTACCCTCGGCGCGAGCCCCGCCTGGATCTTCCTGACGGTCACCTTGCCCCTGATCCTCCCCGGCATTCTCGCCGGCATGGTCCTTTCCTTCGCCAAGGCCATGGGCGAATTCGGCGCGACCATCACCTTCGTCTCCAATATTCCCGGCGAGACGCAGACGCTTTCCGCCGCGATCTATACCTTCACACAGGTGCCGGGCGGCGACGCCGGCGCGATGCGCCTTGCCGTGATCTCGGTCGTCATTTCGATGGCGGCGCTGATGCTTTCGGAAGCCATGGCTTCAGCAGCGGCGCGGCGGACGGTGGCGGCATGA
- the modA gene encoding molybdate ABC transporter substrate-binding protein yields the protein MTTRRDWLKAISLALGVVLAGTAFAPAQAAEKVTVFAAASLKNALDAINGEWLKQTGKEAIVSYAASSALAKQIEQGAPADVFISADLAWMDYLADKKLIKADTRSNLLGNRIVLVSGKSDAPAVEIEPGLDLAGLLGDGRLAMGAVDSVPAGKYGKAALEKLGLWPNVAGKVAGAESVRAALLLVSRGEAPYGIVYRTDAAADANVKVVGTFPEDSHPPIIYPVAITADSRNADAAAYLEFVRSPEAAALFQAEGFTVLE from the coding sequence GTGACAACGAGAAGAGACTGGCTCAAGGCCATATCACTGGCGCTCGGCGTGGTCCTGGCGGGAACGGCCTTTGCACCGGCCCAGGCGGCGGAGAAGGTCACCGTGTTCGCAGCGGCGAGCCTCAAGAATGCGCTCGATGCGATCAACGGCGAATGGCTCAAGCAGACCGGCAAGGAAGCGATCGTGTCCTATGCGGCGAGTTCGGCGCTGGCGAAACAGATCGAGCAGGGCGCGCCCGCCGATGTGTTCATCTCGGCCGATCTTGCCTGGATGGATTATCTCGCCGACAAGAAGCTGATCAAGGCCGACACGCGCTCCAACCTGCTCGGCAATCGCATCGTCCTCGTCTCCGGCAAGTCGGACGCCCCGGCTGTCGAGATCGAGCCGGGTCTCGACCTCGCCGGTCTTCTCGGCGACGGGCGATTGGCCATGGGAGCCGTGGATTCCGTCCCCGCCGGCAAGTATGGCAAGGCCGCGCTGGAAAAGCTTGGGCTGTGGCCGAACGTTGCCGGAAAGGTCGCCGGCGCCGAAAGCGTCCGCGCCGCCCTCCTCCTCGTGTCGCGTGGCGAGGCGCCCTACGGCATCGTCTACCGAACCGACGCCGCAGCCGATGCCAATGTGAAAGTGGTCGGCACCTTCCCCGAGGACAGCCACCCGCCAATCATCTACCCGGTCGCGATCACCGCGGACAGCAGGAATGCCGATGCCGCCGCCTACCTCGAATTCGTCCGCTCGCCGGAGGCGGCGGCGCTTTTCCAGGCCGAGGGCTTCACGGTTCTGGAATAG
- the ung gene encoding uracil-DNA glycosylase, with the protein MDATIRLEESWKAVLGGEFRHGYMAELKRFLLEEKQQGRQIFPRGVEYFRALDLTPLDRVRVVILGQDPYHGDGQAHGLCFSVRPGVRTPPSLVNIYKELQEDLGIPPARHGFLESWARQGVLLLNSVLTVERGRAASHQGRGWERFTDAVIRAVNEQAQPVVFMLWGSYAQRKAAFVDRSRHLVLTAPHPSPLSAHAGFFGCRHFSKANAFLTSKGLDPIDWRLPEDPPLAVERQMAPNC; encoded by the coding sequence ATGGACGCGACGATCAGGCTGGAAGAAAGCTGGAAAGCCGTTCTGGGCGGGGAATTCCGCCACGGTTACATGGCCGAGCTCAAGCGGTTCCTGCTGGAGGAGAAGCAGCAGGGTCGGCAGATTTTTCCGAGGGGCGTCGAATATTTCCGTGCGCTCGATCTGACCCCGCTCGACAGGGTACGCGTCGTCATCCTCGGCCAGGATCCCTATCATGGCGACGGGCAGGCGCATGGGCTCTGCTTCAGCGTTCGTCCGGGCGTGCGCACGCCCCCTTCACTCGTCAACATCTACAAGGAATTGCAGGAAGACCTGGGTATTCCGCCGGCGCGCCACGGCTTCCTCGAAAGCTGGGCGCGCCAGGGCGTGCTGCTTCTGAACAGCGTGCTGACCGTCGAGCGTGGCCGCGCGGCCTCGCACCAGGGCAGGGGCTGGGAGCGCTTCACCGACGCCGTAATCCGGGCGGTCAACGAGCAGGCGCAGCCCGTCGTCTTCATGCTCTGGGGCTCTTACGCACAACGCAAGGCCGCTTTTGTCGATCGTTCGCGTCACCTCGTGCTCACCGCACCGCATCCGTCACCCTTATCGGCCCATGCGGGGTTCTTCGGATGCCGGCATTTCTCCAAGGCGAACGCGTTTTTAACGTCCAAGGGGTTGGATCCGATCGATTGGCGGTTGCCGGAAGATCCCCCCTTGGCCGTCGAGCGGCAGATGGCGCCGAACTGCTGA
- the cobF gene encoding precorrin-6A synthase (deacetylating): MRHILIIGIGAGNPEHMTVQAINALNRADVLFIPTKGEKKTELAELRRGICARYVTRAGSRTVEFAVPVRRTEGRSYVESVDDWHAGIAAAYEALLESELAEGQTGAFLVWGDPMLYDSTIRIVERVKTRGRVTFGYDVIPGITSLQALCASHRIPLNLVGKPVEITTGRRLAESFPHRNETAVVMLDGEQAFRKIEDPDAEIYWGAYLGTPDEIVIAGRLAEVKEQILEARAAARERMGWIMDIYLLRKGADFEE; this comes from the coding sequence ATGCGACACATCCTGATCATCGGTATCGGTGCGGGCAACCCCGAGCACATGACGGTTCAGGCGATCAATGCGCTGAACCGGGCTGATGTGCTCTTCATCCCGACCAAAGGGGAGAAGAAGACCGAGCTCGCCGAGCTGCGCCGCGGGATATGCGCCCGTTACGTGACGCGGGCCGGCAGCCGCACCGTCGAATTCGCCGTGCCCGTCCGCCGCACCGAAGGCCGCAGCTACGTGGAAAGCGTGGACGACTGGCATGCGGGCATTGCCGCCGCCTACGAGGCGCTGCTGGAGAGCGAGCTTGCGGAAGGGCAGACCGGCGCCTTCCTCGTCTGGGGCGATCCGATGCTTTATGACAGCACGATCCGCATCGTCGAACGCGTGAAGACGCGCGGCCGGGTCACCTTCGGCTACGACGTCATTCCGGGCATTACCAGCCTGCAGGCGCTCTGTGCCAGCCATCGCATCCCGTTGAACCTCGTCGGCAAGCCGGTGGAAATCACCACCGGCCGGCGGCTCGCCGAAAGTTTTCCGCACAGGAACGAGACGGCCGTCGTCATGCTCGACGGCGAGCAGGCGTTCCGGAAGATCGAGGATCCGGACGCCGAGATTTATTGGGGCGCCTATCTCGGCACGCCCGACGAGATCGTCATTGCAGGGCGCCTCGCCGAGGTGAAAGAGCAGATTCTCGAAGCGCGGGCCGCGGCGCGCGAGCGGATGGGCTGGATCATGGATATCTATCTGCTGCGCAAGGGCGCCGATTTCGAAGAGTAA
- the cobG gene encoding precorrin-3B synthase, producing MTSCAAPRADRSATGTSMRRGSCPSLAAPMQTGDGLLVRLRPAGDGLTPAEMRAIAGAAARCGSGVIEVTARGNLQIRGLTPESVPALAEAIGAAEIAIAEGVAIETPPLAGFDPDEIADPRPLARALRVAISGAGEALRLAPKLSIVVDGGGRFHLGSLTADLRVSALAHEGGVRWLFSLGGTARSAKPVALLESKDIVPMVLEILGDLTARGPASRARELDADLLRQRAAAGDALPRVDGPVFSPPPAGIHHFGGAGTVLGIGLAFAQTDAGSLVAFLRQAEELGANEIRLAPPHGLFVLGLSGETAAVAQRLASAHGFLVASGDPRNHIATCAGLACASARMDTKAMARLLLEAAPDLLDGSATVHLSGCPKGCASPTASPLTLVGAPSGYALVVNGTASVAPSAYRDENGIGSAFGALNALVRENKDAGESALSCLTRLGTARIAAAFEQG from the coding sequence ATGACAAGCTGCGCCGCTCCACGAGCCGACCGATCTGCGACCGGCACATCGATGCGCCGCGGGAGCTGTCCCTCGCTGGCGGCGCCGATGCAGACCGGGGACGGCCTGCTCGTGCGGCTGCGACCGGCGGGCGACGGTCTGACGCCGGCGGAGATGAGGGCGATTGCCGGTGCGGCTGCGAGATGCGGCAGCGGGGTCATTGAGGTCACCGCACGCGGCAACCTGCAGATACGCGGCCTGACGCCGGAAAGCGTTCCGGCGCTCGCCGAAGCGATAGGGGCGGCGGAGATAGCCATTGCCGAAGGGGTCGCGATCGAGACGCCGCCGCTTGCCGGATTCGACCCGGACGAAATCGCCGATCCTCGCCCGCTCGCCCGCGCGCTGCGCGTGGCGATCTCCGGCGCGGGTGAGGCGCTCAGGCTTGCGCCGAAACTTTCGATCGTCGTGGATGGAGGCGGCCGCTTCCACCTGGGAAGCCTGACCGCCGACCTGCGTGTCTCTGCGCTCGCGCATGAGGGCGGCGTGCGATGGCTGTTTTCGCTCGGCGGGACGGCGCGTTCGGCAAAGCCCGTCGCGCTCCTGGAATCGAAAGATATCGTCCCGATGGTTCTCGAAATCCTGGGAGATCTCACTGCGCGCGGTCCCGCTTCCCGCGCCCGCGAGCTCGATGCCGATCTTCTTCGGCAGCGCGCGGCTGCCGGCGATGCCCTGCCGCGCGTGGACGGTCCCGTTTTTTCGCCGCCACCGGCGGGCATCCACCACTTCGGCGGCGCCGGCACCGTGCTTGGCATCGGGCTGGCCTTCGCGCAAACCGATGCGGGTAGTCTCGTCGCATTCCTCCGGCAGGCGGAGGAACTCGGCGCAAACGAGATACGCTTGGCACCCCCGCACGGTCTGTTCGTCCTCGGTCTTTCGGGCGAAACGGCGGCCGTTGCGCAACGGCTCGCCTCTGCGCACGGCTTTCTGGTCGCCTCCGGCGATCCGCGCAATCACATAGCCACCTGCGCGGGCCTCGCCTGCGCCTCGGCGCGGATGGACACAAAGGCGATGGCGAGGCTGTTGCTGGAAGCTGCGCCGGACCTCCTCGACGGTTCGGCGACGGTGCATCTCTCCGGCTGTCCCAAGGGTTGCGCCAGCCCCACGGCGTCGCCGCTGACGCTCGTCGGTGCGCCATCAGGATATGCGCTTGTCGTAAATGGCACTGCTTCCGTCGCGCCGAGTGCCTACAGGGATGAAAACGGAATAGGATCTGCGTTCGGCGCGCTGAACGCGCTCGTGCGGGAAAACAAAGACGCTGGCGAATCGGCGCTGTCCTGTCTTACACGGCTCGGGACCGCGCGCATCGCCGCCGCGTTTGAACAGGGATAG
- a CDS encoding precorrin-8X methylmutase has protein sequence MPDYDYIRDGNAIYERSFAIIRAEADLSGFSEEEADLAIRMVHACGSVEAVRQFVFSPGFVSAARAALKDGAPILCDAEMVAHGVTRARLPAGNEVICTLRDPRTAEIATEIGNTRSAAALKLWGERMAGSVVAIGNAPTALFYLLEMLRDGAPKPAAILGMPVGFVGAAESKDALAENSYGVPFAIVRGRLGGSAMTAAALNSLARPGL, from the coding sequence ATGCCTGATTACGATTACATCCGCGATGGCAACGCCATCTATGAGCGTTCCTTCGCGATCATCCGCGCGGAAGCCGACCTTTCCGGATTTTCGGAGGAGGAAGCCGATCTCGCCATACGCATGGTGCATGCCTGCGGCTCGGTCGAGGCGGTGCGCCAATTTGTGTTCTCGCCCGGCTTCGTCTCCGCCGCGCGCGCGGCGCTGAAAGACGGCGCGCCGATTCTCTGCGACGCCGAAATGGTCGCCCATGGTGTGACCCGCGCCCGGCTGCCCGCCGGAAACGAGGTGATCTGCACGCTCCGCGATCCGCGCACCGCGGAGATTGCGACCGAGATCGGCAATACGCGTTCCGCCGCGGCGTTGAAGCTCTGGGGTGAGCGGATGGCTGGCTCCGTCGTTGCGATCGGCAATGCGCCGACCGCACTGTTCTATCTGCTCGAGATGCTGCGCGACGGCGCCCCGAAGCCGGCGGCGATCCTCGGAATGCCGGTCGGTTTCGTCGGTGCGGCCGAATCGAAGGACGCGCTCGCCGAAAATTCCTATGGCGTTCCCTTTGCGATCGTACGTGGCCGCCTCGGCGGCAGCGCGATGACCGCCGCCGCACTGAATTCTCTCGCGAGGCCGGGCCTGTGA
- a CDS encoding precorrin-2 C(20)-methyltransferase, giving the protein MSGVESGRLIGVGTGPGDPELLTVKAVRALGEADVVAYFAKAGRNGNGRAVVEGLLKPGMTELPLYYPVTTEIDKDHDAYKRQITDFYDASAEAVAAHLLAGRTVAVLSEGDPLFYGSYMHLHVRLAGRFPAEVIPGITAMSGCWSLAGLPLVQGDDVLSVLPGTMGEGELRRRLADTQAAVIMKVGRNLPKIRRALAAAGRLEAAVYVERGTMRNAAMVPLGEKPDDEAPYFSLVLVPGWKDRPGSEGRA; this is encoded by the coding sequence GTGAGCGGCGTGGAATCAGGCCGGCTTATCGGCGTCGGAACGGGTCCCGGCGATCCTGAACTCCTGACCGTAAAGGCGGTCCGGGCGCTCGGCGAAGCGGATGTCGTCGCCTATTTCGCCAAGGCCGGACGCAACGGCAACGGCCGCGCGGTGGTCGAAGGTCTTTTGAAGCCGGGCATGACCGAATTGCCGCTCTACTACCCGGTGACGACTGAGATCGACAAGGATCATGACGCCTATAAGCGCCAGATCACCGACTTCTACGACGCCTCGGCCGAGGCCGTCGCCGCGCATCTTCTCGCCGGACGGACAGTCGCGGTGCTGAGCGAGGGCGATCCGCTTTTCTACGGCTCCTACATGCACCTCCATGTGCGGCTTGCCGGCCGTTTCCCGGCCGAGGTCATTCCGGGCATCACCGCAATGTCCGGCTGCTGGTCGCTCGCGGGGCTGCCGCTGGTGCAGGGCGACGACGTGCTCTCGGTTCTCCCCGGCACGATGGGCGAGGGCGAGCTTCGGCGCCGCCTTGCCGACACGCAGGCCGCGGTCATCATGAAGGTCGGCCGAAACCTGCCGAAGATCCGCCGGGCGCTGGCGGCGGCAGGCAGGCTCGAGGCGGCCGTCTATGTCGAGCGCGGCACCATGAGGAATGCAGCGATGGTTCCGCTCGGCGAGAAGCCGGACGACGAGGCGCCCTATTTCTCGCTGGTGCTCGTTCCAGGCTGGAAGGACAGGCCCGGATCGGAGGGCAGGGCATGA
- a CDS encoding precorrin-3B C(17)-methyltransferase has product MTGKLFIVGTGPGNPAQMTPEAEDAIAVATEFFGYGPYLDRLHLRADQRRIASDNREELDRAHAALARAAAGADVCVVSGGDPGIFAMAAAVCEAIDKGPQEWREVDLTITPGVTAMLAVAARIGAPLGHDFCAMSLSDNLKPWDVITRRLRLAAEAGLVIALYNPISKARPWQLGEAFEVLRQVLPAQVPVIFGRAAGRPDERIAVMPLGEADAGRADMATCVIIGSPETRIIAREGKHDLVYTPRSFTGESH; this is encoded by the coding sequence ATGACCGGAAAGCTCTTCATCGTCGGCACCGGCCCCGGCAATCCGGCACAAATGACCCCCGAGGCCGAAGACGCGATTGCGGTCGCTACCGAGTTCTTCGGCTACGGCCCATATCTCGATCGACTGCATCTTCGGGCTGATCAACGGCGCATCGCTTCGGACAACCGCGAGGAGCTCGACCGCGCCCACGCAGCGCTCGCGCGCGCCGCAGCCGGGGCGGATGTCTGCGTCGTCTCCGGCGGCGATCCCGGCATCTTCGCGATGGCGGCCGCCGTCTGCGAGGCGATCGACAAGGGGCCGCAGGAATGGCGTGAGGTCGATCTCACGATCACGCCCGGCGTCACCGCAATGCTCGCGGTCGCAGCCCGGATCGGGGCACCGCTCGGACACGATTTCTGCGCCATGTCGCTTTCCGATAATCTGAAGCCCTGGGATGTCATCACCCGGCGGTTGAGGCTTGCCGCCGAAGCGGGGCTCGTCATCGCGCTCTACAATCCGATCAGCAAGGCGCGTCCCTGGCAGCTCGGCGAGGCCTTCGAGGTACTGCGGCAGGTGCTGCCGGCCCAAGTTCCGGTGATCTTCGGCCGCGCCGCCGGGCGGCCCGACGAGCGCATCGCGGTCATGCCGCTCGGCGAGGCCGACGCCGGCCGCGCCGACATGGCGACCTGCGTGATCATCGGTTCGCCGGAGACGCGCATCATCGCCCGCGAGGGAAAGCACGACCTCGTCTACACGCCGCGGTCCTTCACCGGAGAAAGCCATTGA
- a CDS encoding cobalt-precorrin-6A reductase → MAEPLFDMSATGRPRILILGGTTEARQLAERLVSEPHYDTAISLAGRTADPRPQPLPTRTGGFGGAEGLAVFLRERNIALLIDATHPFAARISLNAAAAAKMTGTPLLALRRPAWAAEPGDRWTCVGSVAEAVPALGEAPRRVFLAIGRQEAFHFERAPQHSYVVRSVDPVMPPLDLPDVTAILASGPFAQADETELLERHGIDVIVAKNSGGAATYGKIAAARQLGIEVVMVERHKPADVQSVGDCDEALERIRQWLSPVKDRGV, encoded by the coding sequence ATGGCCGAGCCACTGTTCGACATGTCAGCCACGGGCAGACCTCGCATTCTGATCCTGGGCGGAACGACCGAGGCGCGGCAGCTCGCAGAGCGCCTGGTCTCCGAACCCCATTACGATACGGCGATCTCGCTTGCCGGCCGTACCGCCGATCCCCGCCCGCAGCCGCTTCCTACGCGCACCGGCGGCTTCGGCGGCGCCGAAGGGCTCGCCGTCTTCCTGCGCGAGCGAAACATCGCCCTGCTGATCGATGCGACGCACCCCTTCGCCGCCCGCATCTCGCTCAACGCAGCCGCAGCGGCTAAAATGACCGGAACGCCGCTCCTTGCGCTCCGCCGCCCCGCCTGGGCTGCAGAACCCGGCGATCGATGGACATGCGTCGGAAGCGTCGCGGAAGCGGTTCCCGCATTGGGCGAGGCGCCGCGCCGCGTCTTTCTGGCAATCGGCCGGCAGGAGGCTTTCCATTTCGAGAGGGCGCCGCAGCACAGCTACGTCGTGCGCAGCGTCGATCCGGTGATGCCGCCGCTCGATCTGCCGGATGTCACCGCCATCCTCGCCTCCGGCCCCTTTGCGCAGGCCGACGAAACAGAACTGCTCGAACGTCACGGGATCGACGTCATCGTCGCCAAGAACAGCGGCGGCGCGGCCACCTACGGCAAGATAGCGGCGGCGCGTCAGCTCGGGATCGAGGTGGTGATGGTCGAGCGCCACAAGCCTGCCGACGTTCAATCGGTCGGCGACTGTGACGAGGCGCTCGAACGCATCCGTCAATGGCTTTCTCCGGTGAAGGACCGCGGCGTGTAG
- a CDS encoding bifunctional cobalt-precorrin-7 (C(5))-methyltransferase/cobalt-precorrin-6B (C(15))-methyltransferase: MSNSGSAIVAPWLIVIGIGEDGVAGLGDEAKRLIEAAPVVFGGARHLELAAPLIGGERHIWQSPFERSVEAIVARRGSPVVVLASGDPFLYGVGATLARRVDAAEMRTIPAPSAFSLAASRLGWPLQEVATVSLHGRPLDLIRPHLQPGARVLTLTSDESGPKALAGLLAESGFGQSRLTVLEALGGAGERVSRHLASGFAMEEINALNVCALEVVADADARVLTLANGLDERLFEHDGQITKREVRALTLSALAPRKGELLWDIGAGSGSIAIEWMLADPAMRAVAVEASSERAARIGRNAVRFGVPGLVVVEGQAPEALRGLPRPDVIFIGGGGSEPGVMEAAIAALAPGGRLVANAVTTEMEAVLLARHAQFGGSLIRIDIARASPVGAMTGWRPAMPVTQWSWIKA; this comes from the coding sequence ATGTCGAACAGTGGCTCGGCCATCGTCGCTCCCTGGCTCATCGTGATCGGTATCGGAGAAGACGGTGTAGCCGGTCTCGGCGACGAGGCCAAGCGCCTCATTGAGGCCGCTCCCGTCGTCTTCGGCGGGGCCCGCCATTTGGAACTCGCTGCGCCGCTGATCGGTGGCGAACGCCATATCTGGCAGAGCCCGTTTGAAAGATCGGTGGAGGCGATCGTCGCCCGTCGCGGCAGCCCCGTCGTTGTGCTCGCCTCCGGCGATCCGTTTCTTTACGGCGTCGGCGCCACGCTGGCGCGCCGCGTAGATGCCGCGGAAATGCGCACCATCCCCGCGCCGTCCGCCTTCAGCCTCGCGGCTTCCCGGCTCGGCTGGCCGCTGCAGGAGGTCGCGACCGTTTCGCTGCACGGCCGTCCGCTCGATCTCATAAGGCCGCATCTTCAGCCGGGCGCGCGCGTCCTGACGCTGACCTCGGACGAGAGCGGGCCGAAGGCGCTTGCCGGGCTGCTTGCAGAAAGCGGATTCGGTCAGTCACGGCTTACGGTTCTCGAGGCGCTCGGCGGCGCAGGCGAGCGTGTCTCCCGCCACCTCGCTTCCGGCTTCGCGATGGAGGAAATCAACGCGCTGAACGTCTGCGCGCTTGAGGTGGTGGCCGATGCCGATGCACGCGTTCTGACGCTTGCGAACGGCCTGGACGAGCGGCTTTTCGAGCACGACGGCCAGATCACCAAGCGGGAGGTGCGGGCGCTGACCCTCTCGGCACTCGCGCCGCGCAAGGGCGAACTCCTCTGGGACATCGGCGCCGGATCAGGCTCGATCGCGATCGAATGGATGCTTGCCGATCCGGCGATGCGCGCCGTCGCCGTAGAGGCGTCGTCCGAACGGGCTGCGCGGATCGGCCGCAATGCGGTCCGCTTCGGCGTTCCGGGGCTTGTGGTCGTCGAAGGGCAGGCGCCGGAGGCGCTGCGAGGGCTTCCGCGGCCGGACGTGATCTTCATCGGCGGCGGCGGCAGCGAGCCCGGCGTGATGGAGGCGGCGATTGCAGCGCTCGCGCCCGGCGGACGTCTCGTGGCCAATGCCGTGACGACGGAGATGGAAGCGGTGCTGCTCGCCCGACATGCGCAGTTCGGCGGCTCGCTGATCCGCATCGACATCGCCCGGGCCTCGCCCGTCGGCGCCATGACGGGCTGGCGGCCGGCCATGCCGGTCACGCAATGGTCGTGGATAAAGGCGTGA